In one window of Pseudorasbora parva isolate DD20220531a chromosome 7, ASM2467924v1, whole genome shotgun sequence DNA:
- the LOC137082696 gene encoding zinc fingers and homeoboxes protein 1-like codes for MSSRRKSTTPCMVLPSDVVEQDPDMEALEGNEGAESMADGPTEGAVVPMETETEYEGSHFLSEDCRSSGKRSGHTSLEQPISDLTAEGGFVQTEMEDSDDPSVTGIPISKTPIMKMKSKSDSKRIAMSLKGTSESETLAESEMELEPLEASVMSSSMTAEHMSPLLTESVKPSVLVNISNPVVADQKKLVMNPATVLPAGLAQVLSALQAQQSAQAQLLIPVSSIPTYNAAMDSNAVLINTYKKFPYPSVSEIMGLAVQTKFSEEQIKIWFSAQRLKHGVSWTPEEVEEARRKQFNGTVHTVPQTITVIPAHHLSATNGLQSILQTCQIVGQPGLVLTQVGTANSLPVTTPITLTVAGMPNQSQTPKIATNQTSPALSETKRGTTVQPPSLTPQENSALSADHFGMRPKKSKEQLAELKASYLKNQFATDAEIARLMKLTKLTKGEIKKWFSDTRYNQRNSKNSHTILPNENPRGSSSATIVIDSSDETPQSPTPSPVKEKETRAKTWNPFPDFTLQKFKEKTPEQLVVLEESFQKCDTPTDEELSRLRAETKLTRREIDAWFTEKRKAPVPDSSESKADGETSQKKGSPTPPGGKRVSKEKVTKKTPEQLHVLKTAFVRTQWPSAEEYDQLADESGLPRSYIVNWFGDTRYAWKNGNLKWYFYYQSGNVGGTNGNKNRKRRIRNRGWGRTRNRKAKKPTESEKNLPIRFKSGRDILKEYYLKHKFLNEQDLDELVAKSNMSYEQVREWFADIHRKEEMGTNPFEDKTGNEEQDEEEDESLGENEAAIEEQGPSALGDEDGDDDDDTDDSDSWEPPQSVRKTLSMSEGQ; via the exons ATGTCGAGCAGAAGGAAGTCCACGACCCCCTGCATGGTGCTTCCGTCAGATGTTGTAGAGCAAGATCCAGATATGGAGGCCCTGGAAGGGAATGAAGGAGCTGAGAGTATGGCAGACGGTCCTACAGAGGGAGCAGTGGTTCCCATGGAAACAGAGACAG AATACGAGGGGAGCCATTTCTTAAGCGAGGACTGTCGTTCTTCAGGAAAACGCTCAGGTCACACGTCACTAGAGCAGCCCATTTCTGATCTGACTGCTGAAGGTGGTTTTGTGCAGACAGAGATGGAGGATAGTGATGATCCCTCAGTTACTGGAATCCCTATCAGCAAGACTCCcataatgaaaatgaaaagcaAATCTGATTCCAAGCGAATAGCTATGTCTCTAAAAGGCACCAGTGAAAGCGAGACCCTGGCTGAAAGTGAGATGGAACTGGAGCCATTGGAAGCGTCAGTAATGAGCTCTTCCATGACAGCAGAGCACATGAGCCCATTGCTCACAGAGTCCGTAAAGCCCAGCGTTCTTGTCAATATTTCAAACCCTGTGGTAGCAGATCAGAAGAAGCTGGTTATGAACCCTGCGACTGTTCTTCCGGCCGGCTTGGCCCAGGTTCTTTCTGCCTTGCAGGCCCAGCAGAGCGCTCAAGCTCAACTTCTAATTCCAGTAAGCAGTATTCCCACATATAATGCTGCCATGGACTCCAATGCAGTCCTGATCAACACCTACAAGAAGTTCCCCTACCCGTCGGTGTCTGAGATCATGGGACTTGCGGTCCAGACTAAGTTCAGCGAGGAGCAGATAAAGATCTGGTTTTCAGCTCAGCGTTTGAAGCATGGTGTTAGCTGGACCCCAGAAGAGGTTGAGGAAGCCAGGAGGAAGCAATTTAATGGCACAGTCCACACAGTTCCCCAGACTATCACAGTCATCCCAGCCCATCATCTTTCTGCCACTAATGGCCTGCAATCTATTCTTCAAACCTGCCAGATAGTGGGGCAACCAGGTCTGGTTCTGACACAGGTTGGCACAGCCAACAGCCTCCCAGTGACCACCCCAATAACACTGACAGTAGCGGGAATGCCCAATCAAAGCCAGACGCCCAAGATTGCAACCAATCAAACAAGCCCCGCTCTCAGTGAAACTAAGAGAGGTACTACGGTTCAGCCCCCATCACTGACCCCTCAGGAGAACTCTGCACTCAGTGCTGATCACTTTGGCATGCGCCCTAAGAAATCCAAGGAGCAGCTGGCTGAATTGAAAGCAAGCTATCTGAAGAATCAGTTTGCCACTGATGCTGAGATAGCTAGGCTAATGAAGTTGACCAAACTCACTAAAGGCGAGATTAAAAAGTGGTTCAGCGACACCCGATACAACCAGCGCAATTCTAAGAATAGCCACACCATCCTCCCGAACGAGAATCCCAGAGGTAGTAGCAGTGCCACCATTGTTATCGACTCCAGTGACGAAACGCCACAGTCTCCAACACCATCGCCCGTCAAGGAGAAGGAGACGCGTGCCAAGACCTGGAACCCCTTCCCAGACTTTACGCTGCAGAAGTTTAAAGAAAAGACACCGGAGCAGTTGGTGGTTCTTGAGGAAAGCTTTCAGAAATGTGACACACCAACTGATGAAGAGCTCAGCCGACTAAGAGCCGAGACGAAGCTTACCAGGCGGGAGATTGACGCCTGGTTCACAGAGAAGAGAAAAGCCCCTGTGCCTGATTCCTCAGAGTCAAAAGCAGATGGTGAAACTTCCCAGAAGAAGGGGAGCCCAACTCCACCTGGAGGAAAGAGGGTAAGCAAAGAGAAGGTTACAAAGAAAACACCGGAGCAGCTTCATGTTCTAAAAACTGCATTCGTTCGCACCCAGTGGCCCTCGGCAGAAGAATACGACCAGCTGGCTGACGAGAGCGGACTGCCTCGCTCCTACATCGTCAACTGGTTTGGTGACACACGCTATGCCTGGAAGAACGGCAACTTGAAGTGGTATTTTTACTATCAAAGTGGAAATGTGGGAGGAACAAATGGCAACAAAAACAGAAAGCGCAGGATTCGGAATCGCGGGTGGGGGAGAACCCGTAATAGAAAAGCAAAGAAACCCACAGAATCTGAGAAGAATTTACCTATCAGGTTCAAGTCTGGACGAGATATTCTAAAGGAATACTATTTGAAGCACAAGTTTCTGAACGAACAGGACTTGGATGAGCTTGTCGCCAAGTCTAATATGAGCTACGAGCAGGTGAGAGAGTGGTTTGCTGATATTCATCGGAAGGAGGAAATGGGTACCAATCCGTTTGAAGATAAAACAGGAAATGAGGAACAAGATGAGGAAGAGGACGAGTCACTGGGTGAAAATGAGGCAGCAATTGAGGAGCAAGGACCTTCTGCCTTGGGAGATGAAGACGGTGACGATGATGACGACACTGATGACAGTGATTCCTGGGAGCCTCCACAGAGCGTTCGAAAAACATTATCCATGTCTGAGGGTCAGTGA